In Miscanthus floridulus cultivar M001 chromosome 5, ASM1932011v1, whole genome shotgun sequence, one genomic interval encodes:
- the LOC136453898 gene encoding uncharacterized protein isoform X1 produces the protein MEAQDDCKWRQIPAFGDWNLWDDMPVTQYFQAGTFFFAAPAEKDDEDLFKVPQFPAKPYSYKKCVVRVKGEKENAVPARKGGRRRYVNEQQKWKPKGAVDDDLYKISPQLLCRVKKKKLLRNLLGGCLGLSCIA, from the exons ATGGAG GCTCAAGACGACTGCAAGTGGCGCCAGATCCCGGCGTTCGGCGACTGGAACCTGTGGGACGACATGCCCGTCACCCAGTACTTCCAGGCAGGGACCTTCTTCTTCGCCGCGCCGGCGGAGAAGGACGACGAGGATCTCTTCAAGGTGCCCCAGTTCCCTGCCAAGCCCTACAGCTACAAGAAG TGCGTTGTTCGAGTGAAGGGGGAGAAAGAAAACGCTGTGCCGGCGAGGAAGGGAGGCAGGAGGCGCTACGTGAACGAGCAGCAGAAGTGGAAGCCCAAGGGAGCTGTGGACGACGACCTGTACAAGATTTCCCCGCAGCTTCTGTGCAGGGTGAAGAAG AAGAAGCTGCTGAGGAATTTGCTGGGAGGGTGCCTGGGCCTGAGCTGCATCGCCTGA
- the LOC136453898 gene encoding uncharacterized protein isoform X2, whose product MPVTQYFQAGTFFFAAPAEKDDEDLFKVPQFPAKPYSYKKCVVRVKGEKENAVPARKGGRRRYVNEQQKWKPKGAVDDDLYKISPQLLCRVKKKKLLRNLLGGCLGLSCIA is encoded by the exons ATGCCCGTCACCCAGTACTTCCAGGCAGGGACCTTCTTCTTCGCCGCGCCGGCGGAGAAGGACGACGAGGATCTCTTCAAGGTGCCCCAGTTCCCTGCCAAGCCCTACAGCTACAAGAAG TGCGTTGTTCGAGTGAAGGGGGAGAAAGAAAACGCTGTGCCGGCGAGGAAGGGAGGCAGGAGGCGCTACGTGAACGAGCAGCAGAAGTGGAAGCCCAAGGGAGCTGTGGACGACGACCTGTACAAGATTTCCCCGCAGCTTCTGTGCAGGGTGAAGAAG AAGAAGCTGCTGAGGAATTTGCTGGGAGGGTGCCTGGGCCTGAGCTGCATCGCCTGA